The genomic interval CCTTCAGCTTGTGGTGCTGTATAATCGCCCAGCATATTATATACATTGTCTGCGTTAGGGCCCGTAACAGCAATCTTAATTCCCTTTTTTAGTGGGAGGATGCTATTTTTATTTTCCAATAGGATAATCGATTCTCTGGCAACCTGTCGGGAAAGCAGGAGCTGTTCCTGTGTTTTAATTTCCTTTTTAGCTTTTTGAGGATTGACAAAAGGATGTTCAAATAATCCCATTTCGAACTTTAAACGGAGCACGCGGGATACGGCGGTATCAATAAAGCGCTCTTCAATTCTTCCTTTTTCAACAGCCTGGATCAGGTTAGGGTAAGCATTCCCTCCTAGATCTGCATTTAAACCAGCTTTGAGTGCCAGTATAGCAGCTTCAGTATAATCCCGTGCGATCCGGTGACTGCCTTTTATCCCCTCTATACTTCCTAAATCAGACACTGTAAAACCTTTAAATCCCCATTCTTTAATTAATATATCTGTCAATAAAAAACTATTGGAACTACAGGGGATACCATCTATGGAATTATAAGCGGCCATAATTGATCTGGCTCCGGCATTTATGGCCGATTGAAAAGGAGGGAGGTAATATTCACGAAGTTCCCGCTCACCAACACTGGCAGCGGCTCCGTTATGTCCTCCTTCAGGTATTGCATAAGCTACAAAATGTTTGAGTGTGGCTATTGTGCTATATGGAGCAGACAGCTTTCCTGCTCCCAATCCTTTAATCATCGAAGCAGCAAGCGTTCCTGTGAGTACAGGGTCCTCACCATAACTTTCTTCCACACGTGACCAGCGCGGATCGCGTGATAAGTCCAGTACCGGGCCATAGCTGATATGAGCTCCTTGTAAACGGACTTCTTTTGATACACATTTGGCCATTTTTTCTACTAATGATGGGTTCCAGGTGGAAGCCTGGCCAATACCAGTCGGAAATACGGTAGTACCAATCGCCATATGGCCATGAGGTGCCTCTTCTGCCAAAAATACCGGAATACCAAGACGCGTATTTTTTAGCATATATCGTTGTAATTCATTCGCAACTTCGGCTGCCAACTCAGGATTAAGACCGTTTTTCAGGGTTTTTTGTGTCCATGGATCGGCTCTGAATGTTGCCCAGAGCATGCCAATTTGTTTTTCGGCAACAATGTCCTTGAATTTTTGAGATACTTTAACCTTATTTCCTTGTCGTTCGTACATTTCCCATCCAAGCGGGCTTAAAAGTTGACCTACTTTTTCTTTGAGCGTCATTCTTTTGATTAAATCCTGAGTTCTTAAGGCTACAGACTGACTGGCATCTTTGTAAAGCGGTTGCTGGCAGTAAGCGCTAACAGGTAATGAAAGAAAAGTACAGCAGGTCAATATTACAAGTCTATTCATCTGGTTAATTCCTAAATATATGTACATACAAGTATAGTAAAATTTAAATATTACCTTATAGGTAATTGACTTTTTTCAGAAATCAAAATGGTTAATATTTATATATGGTGGTTTTTTACTGTATGTTGGATTATTAAGAATTTAAAATATATTTGGTTATTATGTATGTACATTTAGATTAGTTGTATTTTATATTTGCCATTTCTTTAATAAAACCAAAACCTTAAACCATAATGAAAAGGACTGTTCTCCTCTTATTAATCAGTATTCAGGCGACCTTACTTTATGCACAGCAAGAGAATGGGCCAGTTCAATATGTGAGGCCGAACATCGGATCCGCGCATAGCCGGTATTTTTTTTATAGCCCCGGAGCCGTTCCTTTTGGTATGGCCAAATTAGCACCCAGCACGAATGGTAGCGAAGGCAATGCATCCGGATGGGAAGCAGTAGGATATGACGATCGCCATAATTCTATAGAGGGCTTTGCAAATTTTCATGAGTTTCAGATTGGAGGAGTAGTCTTTGCACCAACAGTAGGGAAGTTGAAAACATTTCCTGGTCAAAAGGAAGAGAAAAATTCGGGGTACAGGTCTGCTTTTGATAAGTCTGATGAATATGCTACTGCTGGATATTACCGGGTGATTTTAAAAGATTATCATATCAAAGCCGAACTTACTGCTACAGAAAGGGTTGGTTTTCATCAATATACTTTTCCAAAAACAGATAGTGCCAATGTGATCTTTGATATTGGCCATAAGATGGGAGAGAGCGGGCCGGTTCTTGATGCAAAAGTGACTTATGATCATGGTCATGTATGGGGCTATGTAGTAACTAAACCTGTATATGTTCAGAAATATCAGGAATCAGCAAATGTCACGATGTATTTTTATGCATTACTGGATAAAATCCCTTCCTCTTATGGTGTATTTAAGGATAATACACAGTTTAAAGGGCTTAAGACCATAAAGGGAAAGGGTGCTGGAATATATTTGCAGTTTAAGACTAAGAAAGATGAACAGATTGGAATTAAAACAGGTCTTTCTTATACTTCTGTAGAAAATGCAAAACTTAATTTGAAGCAGGAAGCTTCAGGATTAAGTTTTGCAAAAGCAAAGGCTAATGCCATTCAAAACTGGAATAAATTATTGGGTAGAATTGAGGTAAAAGGCGGACTCGAACAAGATCGGATTAAGTTTTATACAGGACTCTATCATGCGCTTTCAGGCAGAGGTCTGGCAAGTGATGTGAATGGTGCTTATCCTAAAAATAATGGAGATATAGGGCACATTTCATTATTGAAAAATGGTACTCCGAAGTATCAGTACTATAATACGGATGCCATTTGGGGAGCTTTTTGGAATTTGACTCAGTTATGGGCCATCGCTTATCCGGAATATTATAATGACTGGGTACAAAGTCAATTGCTGGTTTATAAGGATGCAGGCTGGTTAGGTGATGGTATAGCCACTAGTAAATACGTATCTGGTGTTGGAACAAATTTTACAGGACTGGCGATTGCAGCAGCTTATAATGCAGGAATCCGGAATTATGATGTTCCTCTTGCTTATGCAGCAGTACGGAAAAATGAACTGGAAGCTAAGGGACGGATTCCCGGAGCTGGAAAGCTGGATGTTGGTATTTTTGTGGAGAAGGGTTATTCACCGTATTTGAAGGATGTGACCGGTAAACCGGAGTTAAATACGCAAGGTTCTCCTTTTGGAGCCTCTCATACGCTGGAATATTCTTTTTCTGCCTTTGCAGCAGCAACTTTTGCCAAGTCTCTTCAAAAGACAAAGGATTATGAGCAGTTGACCAAACTTTCAGAAGGCTGGAAGTTGTTGTATGATCCGGCTACAAAATTCATCAGACCCAGAGATAGGGAGGGCAGGTTTTTAGATAAGTTTGATCCTTTTGAAGCCTGGAAAGGTTTTCAGGAGGGGAATGCCTGGCAGTATACGTTTTATGTTCCTCAAGCGCCAGAGCAGTTAGTGAGTTTGATTGGAAAGGAGACTTTCAGCAGCAGACTGGATAGTATTTTTACTATTTCTCAGAAAAATTCATTTGGTGGAGGAACGCAAATTGATGCGTTTGCAGGGATTCAGGGCTTGTATAACCATGGGAATCAGCCGAATTTACATGTTTCCTGGTTGTTTAATTATGCCGGAAGACCGGATCTGAGCCAGAAATGGGTAAGAGCAA from Pedobacter sp. WC2423 carries:
- a CDS encoding glycoside hydrolase family 3 N-terminal domain-containing protein — translated: MNRLVILTCCTFLSLPVSAYCQQPLYKDASQSVALRTQDLIKRMTLKEKVGQLLSPLGWEMYERQGNKVKVSQKFKDIVAEKQIGMLWATFRADPWTQKTLKNGLNPELAAEVANELQRYMLKNTRLGIPVFLAEEAPHGHMAIGTTVFPTGIGQASTWNPSLVEKMAKCVSKEVRLQGAHISYGPVLDLSRDPRWSRVEESYGEDPVLTGTLAASMIKGLGAGKLSAPYSTIATLKHFVAYAIPEGGHNGAAASVGERELREYYLPPFQSAINAGARSIMAAYNSIDGIPCSSNSFLLTDILIKEWGFKGFTVSDLGSIEGIKGSHRIARDYTEAAILALKAGLNADLGGNAYPNLIQAVEKGRIEERFIDTAVSRVLRLKFEMGLFEHPFVNPQKAKKEIKTQEQLLLSRQVARESIILLENKNSILPLKKGIKIAVTGPNADNVYNMLGDYTAPQAEGNVITILQALRSKLSDAQVSYVKGCAIRDTTENTIPQAIAAAQQADVVIAVVGGSSARDFKTAYATTGAAIATAQTIGDMESGEGFDRSTLDLLGKQMDLLKALKKTGKPLVIIYIQDRPLNMNWAAENADALLCAWYPGQQGGSAVADILFGEYNPAGRMPVSVPRSVGQIPVHYNRKSPLDHRYVEEEATPRYAFGYGKSYTTFAYHDLNISKALSNRTYQVSFTLENTGPYDGDEVVQLYLKNQFASTAQPIRQLKHFERIKLKAGASKRVEFLLTTDDLSIIDLQMKKVFEPRSTFTIMIGSSSDKIQLQKQLEI
- a CDS encoding GH92 family glycosyl hydrolase: MKRTVLLLLISIQATLLYAQQENGPVQYVRPNIGSAHSRYFFYSPGAVPFGMAKLAPSTNGSEGNASGWEAVGYDDRHNSIEGFANFHEFQIGGVVFAPTVGKLKTFPGQKEEKNSGYRSAFDKSDEYATAGYYRVILKDYHIKAELTATERVGFHQYTFPKTDSANVIFDIGHKMGESGPVLDAKVTYDHGHVWGYVVTKPVYVQKYQESANVTMYFYALLDKIPSSYGVFKDNTQFKGLKTIKGKGAGIYLQFKTKKDEQIGIKTGLSYTSVENAKLNLKQEASGLSFAKAKANAIQNWNKLLGRIEVKGGLEQDRIKFYTGLYHALSGRGLASDVNGAYPKNNGDIGHISLLKNGTPKYQYYNTDAIWGAFWNLTQLWAIAYPEYYNDWVQSQLLVYKDAGWLGDGIATSKYVSGVGTNFTGLAIAAAYNAGIRNYDVPLAYAAVRKNELEAKGRIPGAGKLDVGIFVEKGYSPYLKDVTGKPELNTQGSPFGASHTLEYSFSAFAAATFAKSLQKTKDYEQLTKLSEGWKLLYDPATKFIRPRDREGRFLDKFDPFEAWKGFQEGNAWQYTFYVPQAPEQLVSLIGKETFSSRLDSIFTISQKNSFGGGTQIDAFAGIQGLYNHGNQPNLHVSWLFNYAGRPDLSQKWVRAICNEFYGTDGIHGYGYGQDEDQGQLGAWYVLASIGLFDVKGLTAPNPSFLIGTPLFETVRIKLPESVRKNEFLIKVRQQEPDHIYIQSGRFNGRALKGLSIGFGDLVRGGVLELVVGSYN